The following coding sequences lie in one Myxococcus xanthus genomic window:
- a CDS encoding pirin family protein, with protein sequence MIAIRPSEARGHANHGWLDSHHTFSFAGYYDPDFMGFRALRVINEDRVAPHQGFGTHPHRDMEIITYPLSGAIAHRDSTGGEGLLRAGEVQRMTAGTGVLHSEMNGADENLHFLQIWIIPDRKGLTPGYEQKAFPESERQGRWRVVASPDARDGSLTVHQDVVLHATLLGTGEQATYTLAPGRHAWLQLARGKATLNGVELKAGDGVAVADESQLVLSATEPVEALLFDLA encoded by the coding sequence ATGATTGCCATTCGCCCCTCGGAAGCCCGCGGTCACGCCAACCACGGCTGGCTGGACTCCCACCACACCTTCTCCTTCGCCGGTTACTACGACCCGGACTTCATGGGCTTCCGAGCCCTGCGCGTCATCAACGAGGACCGCGTCGCGCCCCACCAGGGCTTCGGCACGCACCCTCACCGGGACATGGAAATCATCACCTACCCGCTCAGCGGCGCCATTGCCCACCGCGACAGCACGGGCGGCGAGGGCCTGCTGCGCGCCGGTGAAGTCCAGCGGATGACGGCCGGCACCGGTGTGCTGCACAGCGAGATGAACGGCGCGGATGAGAACCTCCACTTCCTGCAGATCTGGATCATCCCGGACCGCAAGGGCCTGACGCCTGGCTACGAGCAGAAGGCCTTCCCGGAGTCCGAGCGCCAGGGCCGCTGGCGGGTGGTGGCCAGCCCGGACGCCCGCGACGGCAGTCTCACGGTGCACCAGGACGTGGTGCTTCACGCGACGCTGCTGGGCACAGGCGAGCAGGCGACGTACACGCTCGCTCCGGGCCGCCACGCCTGGCTGCAGCTGGCGCGGGGCAAGGCCACGCTCAACGGCGTGGAGCTGAAGGCCGGGGACGGCGTCGCGGTGGCGGACGAGTCGCAGCTCGTCCTCTCCGCCACGGAGCCGGTAGAAGCGCTGCTGTTCGACCTGGCCTGA
- a CDS encoding pirin family protein, with translation MSRDDLNAEQLPPSMETLIVAPSRDLGDGFEVRRALPSARRRMVGPFIFLDQMGPAGFQPGHGLDVRPHPHIGLATVTYLFDGEVMHRDSLGTVQPIRPGAVNWMTAGNGIVHSERTGPGPRAAGSKLFGMQAWVALPKRHEETAPAFVHHPEDQMPCHEGEGARMRVITGTVHGQRSPVRTLSDMFYADVALEAGARFVVPAEHEERAMYLVQGTVEVDGMAFEPGELLVFRPGSAVTLHATAAARLLVLGGEPMDGPRYIFWNFVSSSKERLEQAKEDWKAGRFAAVPDETDFIPLPEAPLPVRYP, from the coding sequence ATGAGCCGGGACGACTTGAACGCGGAGCAGCTTCCCCCTTCGATGGAGACACTCATCGTCGCGCCCTCACGCGACCTGGGCGACGGGTTCGAGGTGCGGCGCGCGCTGCCCTCGGCCCGCCGCCGAATGGTGGGGCCCTTCATCTTTCTGGACCAGATGGGCCCCGCTGGCTTCCAACCCGGCCACGGCCTGGATGTGCGGCCCCATCCGCACATCGGGCTGGCCACCGTCACCTACCTCTTCGACGGCGAAGTCATGCACCGGGACAGCCTGGGCACGGTGCAGCCCATCCGCCCCGGCGCGGTGAACTGGATGACGGCGGGCAACGGCATCGTCCACTCGGAGCGCACCGGCCCCGGCCCACGCGCAGCGGGCAGCAAGCTCTTTGGCATGCAGGCGTGGGTGGCGCTGCCCAAGCGCCACGAGGAGACGGCCCCGGCCTTCGTCCACCACCCCGAGGACCAGATGCCCTGCCACGAGGGTGAGGGTGCGCGGATGCGCGTCATCACCGGCACCGTGCACGGTCAGCGCTCGCCGGTGCGGACGCTGTCGGACATGTTCTACGCGGACGTGGCGCTGGAGGCCGGCGCGCGCTTCGTGGTTCCGGCCGAGCACGAGGAGCGGGCGATGTACCTCGTCCAGGGCACTGTGGAGGTGGACGGCATGGCCTTCGAGCCAGGAGAGCTGCTCGTCTTCCGGCCCGGCAGCGCCGTCACCCTCCACGCCACCGCGGCGGCGAGGCTGCTGGTGCTCGGCGGAGAGCCCATGGACGGGCCGCGCTACATTTTCTGGAACTTCGTCTCCAGCTCGAAGGAGCGGCTGGAGCAGGCCAAGGAGGACTGGAAGGCCGGCCGCTTCGCCGCCGTCCCAGACGAGACGGACTTCATCCCCCTGCCCGAGGCCCCCCTCCCGGTGCGCTACCCGTAG